From Scytonema millei VB511283:
ATATTCGCAAACGTGCATTGCTTGTAGTTCGTACTCAGCACCACATTCCTTACATTTCAAGGCTCTAAACGTGGCGTTTGTTTTGGTTTGGTTTGCGATCGCCTGAGTCATTAGTCATTCCCTCGATTGTCCGTCAACTTCGGTTGATACTAACACGGTGTATATAGCGAGTCAAACATACCCGACTTTTTTTGTCGGGATTTGTTTTATCACAACACAATTAGGGGCGCACAACTGTGCGCCCCTACACGAAATATGCTTTATCTGCTCTTGCTAATGTACGGGCGGGTTAACCAATCATTTCGACTGGTGAGTGAAAATCTCGGTGAACCCGCCTCTACAAACAAATGACCAATGACTCATGACAAATGACTATTCAGCCAAATTCGATGTTTGAGTTACGGCTAACTGAGGTGCAGCCAGCAGGCGAGAATATAGAGGAGTCTTGGGCTGCTGTGCGACCACGGTAGAAAGTGCGGTACGTACTTGGCTTGCGACTGCTACCGTCTTGACATCAAAAGTTTGCGTGGCAATTTTAGGATACAAACCAATGCCAACGATGGGAACTAGCAGACACATTGCGATCGCAACTTCCCTCGGTCTAGCATCGCCTAAATATGACTCGAATGCCAGTTCGCGATCTGCTTTCCCATAGAAGACTTGCCGCAACATGGACAGCAAGTAAATTGGAGTCAGAATTAAACCAACAGCCGCGAGGAACACGACGACGGTTTTGAACGCAGAACTGTAAGCGTCACTGGTGGTGATGCCGAGGAAAATTGTCAACTCACCCACAAATCCGCTCATTCCGGGTAAAGCTAGAGAAGCCATTGAAGCAGCGGTAAATAAAGCAAAGACTTTGGGCATTGCTTTCGCCATCCCCCCCATCTTTTCCATCATTAAAGTATGGGTGCGATCGTAAGCTACTCCTGATAGGAAGAATAAGCAAGCGGCGATCGCACCGTGGGAAACCATTTGCAATACCGCGCCGCCAATGCCTAAATCCGTGTAGGAAGCAATCCCAATCAGGACAAAACCCATGTGAGCTATGGAAGAATAAGCGAGTCGCCGCTTGAGATTCCCTTGACCAAAGGCAGCAAAAGCACCGTAAATAATGTTAACTACCCCCAATATTGCCAAGACTGGTGCAAAGTAAACGTGGGCATCGGGTAGCAACTCAATATTAAAGCGAATAAGCGCATAACCTCCCATCTTTAGCAATACCCCAGCCAAAATCATTGAGATTGGGGCAGATGCTTCGCTGTGCGCATCTGGCAGCCAAGTGTGCAGGGGGAATACTGGCAATTTCACAGCGAAGGCGATAAAAAATCCAGCATAGGCTAGCATCGCTAGGACTTTAGGATAGTGTTTCAGCCCCAGGGCAGTCAAATCGAATGTGACTGTATCCCCGTAGAAAGCCATTGCTAAACCGGATATCAAAATAAATATAGAAGCAGCAGCAGTATAAAGAATAAACTTAGTGGCAGCGTAGCGCCGCTTTTGTCCTCCCCAAATGGAGATCAGCAAGTATACAGGGACTAGCTCGATTTCCCACATTAAGAAGAACATCAATATATCTTGGGCAACAAACACGCCAATTTGGGCGCTGTACATGACCAAGATTAGGAAGTAGAACAAGCGTGGCTTGTTTGTCACGTTCCACGCTGCCAAAGTTGCCATCGTGGTGATAAAACCTGCTAGCAACACTAGAGGCATGGATAAACCGTCAACGGCAACCGACCAGTTTAAACCAATCTGGGGAATCCAAGCGTAGCTTTCGACGAGCTGATATGTTGAGTTTTGTAAATTAAAATTTTGCCAAAAGGCATAGAGTATGATACAGAAATCTGTGATTCCGACTCCGAGAGCGTACCAGCGAACAACTCTGCCTTGAGAGTCTGGAATCAACGGAATGGCTAGGCTGGCTACTAACGGTAGTAGGGTGATGATGCTTAGCCAAGGAACTTGTTCGGGAAACATGGCTGGGAATAAATACTTACTATCTATGCCTTCTATTCTATTAAGTTAAGTAAAGATTTGCAAAGGGAATTTCACCTACTTTACTAAAATCTTTAACTTACATAGTAAAAATACTTATAAAGTAATTTAGTATAAAAACATACGTAAAATATTTATTAGTACTGACAAATACTGGTAATGAACAATTTGCCTGCTAGAAGAAGCGACAAAGAAAAATCACCATGATACTCACCGCTACATTTACACTGAGTAATCTTAAGTATGAACCACGAATAAATAGCTACAAATAGGCTATTCAACAGAAATAAAATGATATTTTTTATACTTTATTTTTTTATTGATGAATGAAATTTTAGGTAATGACAAAAACTATTTATAGTAGCTTCTAGCACAGCTTGTACATAGAGCAAATAAGCCATTGATTTGCCAAAACAAAACGATTTTAGTCAGTGAATTAGATCGCTTGTTTCTAATCGTCAAGTTTAGAGCCTTCCTATTTTTTTAAAATTTTTTTATACTACTCTTTAAAATCAGAAAAAATTTGACGGCTAAGTTGAGTCATGAAGGGATATCTCAACTCGATCGCACATTTGCTACTTTTGGCATAGATGAGACGGTCAAGTAGGCTACAAAATTTTCTGGCAAAAATTTATTTTAATTAAGGTTATTGTATCTATGAGTATTCTCAGGCAGGCTAAGGAACTTGCTAAACTAGCTCTTCCCAAACCCTTAGTGAATCAAATTCAAAGCTGGTTAGCTCTAATATCTGTCACCAGAAGGAAGGGTTTCAGCTTCTATCTAAATTCTCCCGATCGCTTCGTATTAGAAGATACAATTATTCCTTACATCGTCAAGTGTAATGAATTTCACAAAATCCTATTTGTTGGTAGCGACTGGTACACTAAACCGTACAATCGCTATTTCCAAAACAAAGAGTACTGGACGATTGAAATTAATCCGAACAGAAAAAAGTTCGGTTCTAAACGACACGTTGTTGACTCGCTATTAAACTTAAGCCAGCATTTTGCTCCTGGGTACTTTGACTTAATAGTTTATAACGGTGTCTTCGGACATGGTATTGATAGTAGAGAAGCAACTGAGATCTCGTTTCAACAATGTTTTCAATGCTTGCGTCCAGGTGGAATGTTAGTGTTTGGCTGGAATGATGTCACCAGACACAAACCTTTCCCTGTCATTGAAGAATGTCAAAACTTGCGACAGTTTAAACCCGTTGTTTTCAGTCCCCTCGCTACTAGTCAGTATCTCGTCACCGAGAGTAGCGATCGCCATGTATTCAACTTTTATCAGAAGCCTGTACCTATGGTTGTAGAGATGCATTACGATACACCCCTACAATCTATCATCTAAACCACCTATAGCAAGTCTAAACAATTTGTGAATAATGCACGGTCGATGGTTGAGAGTTAACCGTTAGCCGTTAACCGTCAACCGTCAACCGTCAAAACGAGTTTGTTCATAACTCACATCAACTCGCTATGTATCTAAACCACGCGATTCACAATCGTCCACACGTCTCCATCAGAACGGACATGAGGGACTGAAATCGTTTGAAAGCCAGTGATGAACGGTTTGTAGTAGACTTGCCAATAACTCGGACTAATTCGATCTGCGATCGCTTTGAGCGCGCGGATTTCTTCGGCTAACTCTCCTGCAAGTTCGTTGATTCGATCGGCGTGAACTTTAGCTTGCGTTCTCCCTTCCTCAACGTGTTGCTCGATCGATTGATATTGCGATCGCACTTGCAAGGCGGTGAATTCGGCGCGTTTTTGTCGCAGTTGTGCTGTCAAAGCTGCAAGGCTTTCTAGTAGCTGTGCTAAGTCGTCATTTGTTTTCTGCGGGGGAGTACTTTCTGGTGACTCAGCGCTGAGGGAGGCGCATTCTTGCTGTAGAGCTGCAATTTGAGCGCGAATTGCCTCAATCTCTGCTTGGTTTGGTTGCATTGTATTGGTATACCAAATTCTTTGGATCTCTTTATCTAGCTTGCCAGTCTTCTAGAGGCGATCGCAAATACAATAAGTATTACGTCCTTGCTGTTTGGCACAATAGAGAGCGCGATCGGCAGCAGCGATCGATTTTTCAGTAGATATTTCCCGATGCGGAATTTGACTGCTAATTCCTAAAGACACAGTGACGTATGCACTCACCTCAGACTGAGAATGAAGAATCTGAAGCTGTTGTATCTCTGCTTGAATGCGTTCGGCGACTCGAATTGCACCTTCAGTATTGGTATTTGGCAAAATAATTCCGAATTCTTCACCACCATATCTTGCGACTAAATCTGCCGGACGTGACACAGCACGCATCAACGCCTTGGCAATGTTTTGTAAACAAATATCTCCAGCGATATGACCGTAGCAATCGTTGTATTTTTTAAAGTAATCAACATCACACAAAATTAAAGCTAGCGGTGCTTGCTCCCGTGCTAGCCGTCGCCACTCTCTCTCGATACAAGTATCAAATTGGCGACGATTAGCAATTTGGGTCAAACTATCTATATGGATGAGGTTTTGTAATTCCTGATTTGCTTTTTGCAGCGCGATCGCTTGTTCCGTTACCTGGCGTGTCAAAAAGCTCAATTGTAAATGTACTGACGCTCTAGCGATAACTTCTGCTGCGTAAAATGGTTTTGTAATATAGTCTACTGCTCCGATAGCAAAGCCTTTAATTTTAGCCTGCGGATCGGCTAAGGCAGTGATAAAAATAATGGGGATTTTTTGCGTGTCTGGATTTGCTTTGAGTCTACTACAGGTTTCAAATCCATCCAGTGCTTCCATCTGAACATCTAATAATATGAGATCGGGTGGTTCGCACTTTACTAGCTCGATCGCGCTTTCGCCATCCATCGCAACTCTAATGTTAAATCCAGCGCTTTTTAGCGTATGCGATAGAACTGACAAGTTTGTGGGGTTGTCATCCACAATTAATATCAGTCCAGTAGTTAGAGCTTTCATCACAGTACTATAAGATTAAATTTAACAATAGAACTACTGTTGAAAAAATAAACTTAAACGCAGATTTAAGCCGGGGTGATGCAAATGAACATTGATTGTTTATTTGTGGTTTATTCATTAAACGCTCGTATTAATATTTAATATAGCAGTCATAAATATTTTACGAACAATAATTATCTATTGTTCGTATCTATCATTTCTAGGATAAAATAGAAGCCTATTATACGTTCATAAATCAAACAAGAGTGCTATAATAGAAAGCCCAATACTCGTCATGGCTTCAATTTTCTATATATTTTTGCAGTATTTGTCGTAGTTTCTTAACTTGAAAGCTTTCGGTTAGCTGAATGATTTCTTGAGCAAAATATAGATATTTACCATTTAACCTTTCTAATTGATAGGCTACAGTTAAAATTTTATCGAGATCGCCTTTCTTAACGAGTTCGTATAGTTGAGTCAAAATTTCTTCTGGAGGCAGCCCGATTTGATGATGTTGGATAGCATAGTTTTGAATTGATGAGACTATTTGATTTTCTTGTTGTTCGTAAATCCAGGTTAAATTTAAATGCGAGCGTAACATTTCTAATAAAATTTCTGCTTGTACTGGTTTGGGTAAAAATTCATCAGCTCCAGCAGTTAAACTACGATATTGATTGGTTTCAAATACACTAGCAGAAGAGGCGATCGCGATAATTCCAGAAAGTTGCTCTGAGGCGCGAATTCTCTGTAACATTTCAAAGCCATTCATCAATGGCATTAGTAAGTCAGTAATAATGAGATCGGGATAAAATTTGTCCGCTTTCTCTAAACCTTCTCGACCGTTTTCAGCTTCTACTATTTCAAATCCAAGTGGCTCTAAAAGACTAACTATAACAGAACGATTTTCCCAGCGATCGTCAACTACCAAAATTCTCTGTTTGTTACCATGAAAACCAACAATCTTACCTTGAGACCTCAGCCTAGCTATGTCCAACCATCTTGTAGTTTCAGTCAATTCTAGATCGAACCAAAAAATACTACCTTTTCCTATTTGACTAGATACCTGAATATTACTCTTCATTAACGAAACAATTTTCTGAGTAATTGCCAGTCCTAAACCACTTCCCTGCGCTTGATATTTATTATCTCCCACTTGCTCGAAGGGTAAAAAAATCTTGGTTAATTGTTCGGTTGTCATGCCTACACCAGTATCCTCGATTTGAAACCTTACCTGATAATTTATATTTTCGAGTTTTCGGCTTTTAACGATAAATTTAACCTCACCGTACTCTGTAAATTTAATTGCATTACCGAGCAAGTTAATTAATACCTGTCGCAAACGCTTCTCATCAGCACAAATTCCAGTAGGTATTTCCCCTTCCAAACTATAAATAAAAGCAATTTTCTTTTGCTCAGCACGAACGCTAAAAATTTCGACTACTCCTTGCAGAAAAGCAGGAAAATGAAATTCTATAGGATAAAGTTCCATTTTCCGCGCTTCAATTTTTGAAAGATCGAGAATATCATTAATCAGGGTGAGGAGATGATTGCCACACTGAGCAATAATGTTAAGTCCTTTATGTTCTTGCTCTGCCATTCTTGAAGAACGTTGGAGAATTTGAGCGTAACCCAAAATACCATTTAACGGAGTCCGCAGTTCATGGCTCATATTAGCGAGAAATTCGCTTTTAGCTTGATTCGCAGTATCAGCAGCTTCTTTTGCTAATTGCAGTTGTAGAGTACGTTCGCTCACGCGCTGTTCTAATGCTTGATTTGTCTTTTCTAAAGCTGCAAAAGATTCTCGCAATTGTCCTGCCATTTGGTGGAAGGACTTAGTTAAAATATCGAGTTCTTGAATACCTTTAACTGTGACTGTTTGCTCTAAATTTCCAGCAGCAATTTCCTGACTGGCTCGACTCAATTTTAAAATTGGTTGAGTAATCCAACGAGAAGTATAAATACCAATTGCTGTAGCGATCGCTAATGCTCCTAAACAGAGCAATATTGTAGTACGAGTATTGGCGTTAATTTGTGCCATGAAATCAGCTTCAGGCACAACGACAACCACTAACCAATCCAAACCATATCTATCTCGCCACGGTGTTACTTGGACGAACTGGCGATTTCCTCCTAGCGTATACTCTAGCTGTTGGCTGTGTTGAATCTGTTTTAGGCTGTCAAACTTAGTTTGTAAATATCGTGCTGTAGATTGAATTAAGCGATCGCGACTGTTGAGAAAATTTAGCCGCTGCGCTTTGCCATGCATAATTTTATATGGCGGTTCAGAACTCGAACTTCCTACGACTAATCCATTCCGTTCGACAATCAAAATTTTTCCCGACTGGCTCACATGTATGCGGCGCAAGAAATCACCAATCTGTGTCAGTCGCAGATCGACGCTAATAACTCCCAGCAGTGCTTTATTCTTGTTATAAATTGGATAGCCAGCTGCAACTGATAAAATGTCTGGATCTTCATCCCAAGCGTAAACCTGGCTCCAAGTCGGTTTACCTGTTCGCGCTGTATCTTGAAAAACAGACTCCGATCGCGGATCGTAACCTGGCAAGATCTTAATTAACTTAGTACGATTGCCACGACTATCTGTAGCGTATATATAATCTTTTCCTTTGGTAGCTGAAGAGACTTCATCAATTACAGCCTCTTTGGGATTTTTGTAATAGCCAGCTGCGGCAAATTCACCTTTTACTGTTGCGTAAGAAATATAGCCAACATTAAATACCTGCAACTGCTTCCAGAAGTAATGTCCTAGTTTAGGATAGTTTTGCAAGTTCAAATGTCCTAATTCCACCGCATCGGCATTGATTTGATTAATTTGATGTGGAGTAGCTAGATAAGTATCGAGGTGTCGATTGACTAAATGACTCGCTTTAGTCATTAATTGGTAAGCTAGGTCATTTATCGCCTGCTGACTATTTCGGAAGGAAAAATACCCTACTAGTCCCACTGCGGCGAAGATTTGTAGCACGAACGGCACGACTAGAATCAGGCGCAGTGGTAGCTTTTTAGAATTGGTAGTCACGGAAGTTCGCATACTCTACAACTTTTACAGATGGAAGAATGGAAGATTCTTCTAGTAACAGTAAAACTTTTCTACAAAAACAATTAAATCGATCTCAGAGAGCGATCTATATAAAGTCTTATTCATAAACCTATTTGGCTACATTACTAAGCAATTTTCATTTGCTCTTAATGTTTGCAGCTAGAAGTTGCAGTTATTTAGCGATTTAGTTATGGTTTTCTCAAATGCAAATGTTAAATATTTAACAATAAAAAATGTAAATTATGCAACACTGAGAAAAAGTAGATATTTCACGCTCAAATAGCACTCGTCGATCGCATCTTTAAATCTTGACAAGAGGTATTGCGATCGCTATTTCAATCTTTATTTTTTTAACACCAGAAAAATTAATACACCTAGATTAAACAAAAATTATTATACAAAATACCTTACTGTAGTTATAATGTGCGCCAACCACGTAACTTAATTTACGGTGTGAGTTATGAAGTTATCTAAATTAGCCTTGCTTGCCTATCCTGCGATCGTGGCATTAATACTTATAGCACCCGATCCAGCTCAGGCTAGAGAAATTGTGACTCAAGCTAACGATACCTCAAAATCGGTATCTCCTCCTCCCTTAGTAGACATTGTATTCGATCGCCCAACTCCTAAACCTTCGACCAATATCACAGAAACTCCCTCCAAAGATGAAGTTCCGACTTTAGATTTCACTGATGAAGAGTCGCAGACTGCAATTCAAAGATATGGTTGTGACTGTTCTAGTTGTATCGTTGCAGTTCAGCAATTACAGGGTAAGCTACCGCTTTGACAGTTATCAGTGACTAGTGGCTAGCGGCTAGTGGCTAAGTAGGATCAGTTGTTAGTGTAGAGATGTTACATGTAACGTCTCTATATTTTTAAATTCGTTTTTTCGATTGTTTGAATTGACGTAAGATTGAAAGAGAACGATTTGCTACTGCTGGCTGGGTTAAAATACCTTGGGATGGGCTGAATAATAGCGCTAATACAAATAATCCTGAAACTACTAAGACAATCGCCGCACCAGAAGGAATATTGAAATAGTAGCTAAAATACATTCCAGTGACGCTACTAAAAATCCCAATAATTGCTCCAAAAATCATCATTTGATACAATTCTTTTACGAGTAAGTAAGCTGTAGCTCCAGGTCCAATTAAGAGCGAAACAACTAACACTATACCTACTGCTTGCATACTTACAATAATTGTCAAGGTAATAGCAGCCGTTAAGCCTAAGTGAATTAAAGTGACTGGTAGACCGACAGCTTGAGCGCCCAAAGGATCGAAAGTATAAAATAATAGTTCCTTGTAAAATAGCTTCACTAACAGTAATATAATAACGGCGATCGCTAAGGTTCTCCAGACATCAGTTGTTGTGACTCCTAAAATATCGCCAAAAAGAAACTGATGTAGGTCTAGTTTACTTTTGAGTACGGTAATTAGGGTAATTCCTAATGCTAAAAAGCCCGAAAAAACTAACGCCATTGCTACATCAACTTTGATTCGAGACTGAGACTGAATCCAAGAGATGACAAACGTACTGAGCGTACCGGAAATAAATGCACCGACAAATATATCAATTCCTAGAAAAAAGGCGATCGCTAGTCCTGGTAAGACTGCATGGGCGATAACATCTCCTAATAACCCCATGCGTTGCACGATTAAATAAGTACCGACAATCGAGCAAAGCACGCCTAGTAAAATTGCTGTTACTAGCGCTAAACGCATAAATTCAAAACTTAGTGGTTCGATTAATAAATTGGACATTAGTAGTTGGTAATTAGTAATTAGTAGGGGCGCACAGCTGTGCGCCCCTAATGACGTAACAATAATACGCTATCTCCGTAGGCGCGTTGAATGTTGGCTGTTGTCGCGACTTCTTTGAGTGAACCGTTGGCGATTAACTGACGATTTAATAATAAGAGTCGATCGCATTTGATTAATGTTGTGGCGAGATCGTGAGTAATGACTAATAGCGTTTTACCTTGCGATTTTAATTCGGAAAATACATCAAACATAATTGTTTCGGTTTTCTTGTCGATGCCAACAAATGGCTCGTCAAAAAAGAATAATTCTGCTTCCTGTGCTAGCGATCGCGCTAAGAATACTCGCTGCTGTTGTCCGCCGGATAACTCGCCAATTTGTCTGTGACGCAGTTCCCACATCCCAACTCGATCTATAGCGGTGGCGACAATTTGTTTGGATTGACGATTGGGTTCGCGCCACCATCCCGTCTGTCTCGTCCGCGCCATCATGACAACGTTCCATACGGTCACGGGATAATCCCAGTCAATTTGCGTGCGTTGGGGAACATATGCTACTGCATCTAATTGCTGTTTCAAAGCGCGATCGCAATACTTTACCACTCCACTTGCAGCTGGTACTAAACCCAACATTGCCTTAACCATCGTGCTTTTCCCCGCACCATTAGGACCGATCGCGCCAACGAGTTGTCCTGGTTGCAGCCGAAAACTGACATCTTCAACAGCAGATACACCTCGATAGCTGACGGTTAAATGTTGGACTTCTAACATATGCCCTCTTATAGCACAATGATAATCATTATCACTCAAGCTCGAAAAGAAAATGTTAAAGTTGTCTGTCAAATCCATAACTACCGTTGCGATGGCACTTGGTATAGCTGGATTGAATTTCAAAGGGGATGAGGCGATCGCGCAGAAAAATAACTTACCACTTGTCGTTGCAACTAACAGCGTTACCTGCGGATTAACTCAAGAAATCGCGGCAAACACCATAGACTTAAAATGTTTAATCGAGCCTGGTGCTGACCCTCACTTATATCAACCAAAACCAGAAGATAGCAAAGCGATCGAGCAAGCGCAATTAATTTTGTATGGTGGTTACAACTTTGAGTCTGGTTTAATTAAACTGATCGAAGCCACCTCTAACCTCGCGCCTAAAGTAGCAGTGCATGAGATTGGCGTTCCCAAACCCCAACAACTTGAGGAAGACGGACAAACCGTTACCGATCCGCACGTCTGGCATAATGCCCAAAACGGTATTCGCATCGCTAATGCGATCGCTGACTCCTTGTCAAAAGCATTTCCGAATCACGCCGCAAAGTATACCAGCAATACCAAACAACTGACGGGCGAACTCAAACAGATCGATACTTGGATTAAATCTCAGATTCAGACAATTCCACCTGGACAGCGTAAATTAGTCACCACCCACGATGCAATGGGTTACTATGCAAATGCTTATAAAATTCCAATTGAAGGAGCCTTACAAGGAATTAGCACGGAAGAAAGACCTACAGCCGCTAGGGTAGCAGAACTCGTCAAAGATATTAGAAAGTCTGGCGTTCCGACAATATTTGCTGAAAAGACAGTCAACCCGCAACTGATTGAAGCTGTAGCAAGGGAAGCAAACGTCAAAGTTGCAGACAGAGAACTCTATGCTGATAGTTTAGGAGAACCAGGCACAGACGGCGATACTTACCCAAAAATGCTAGTAGCCAATACCCGCACAATTGTCGAGGGGTTGGGAGGGAATTATGCTGCATTTGAGTCTAAGTCTATGCCGTAAAGGAGGCGGGAGTCGGAAAGAAAGTGGTTAGTGGCTAGTGTGACCAGTTATCAGTGACCAGTTACCAGTGACCAGTTACCAGTAACTTTTCTCCCTCAGCTCCCTCAGCTTCCTCCGCTTCCTCAGCTCTCTTCTTCCCCTCGCTCCTCACTCCTCGCTCCTTATCAAATAAACTTTCTTGACATTTCCCAAAAAATATGATTATCTCTAGTAGACTTTTGGCGAAAAAGCTCAGAAGGAGGTTGGGGCGTGTTTTATCGTTGTGCTGTGTTGGGAATTTTAGGGTTATTGGCTAGTGGTGTACCCGCTTACGGTCAAAGCTGTCAGTCATTAAATGCGATCGGGGGTGATGGGACGCAGGTGAGGAAAATTGTTTCCGCACCAGGAATGTTGATCTCTCGGAATAACTACAATACCGATTTTGGCGTACCAGGCGGTGCTATGTTCGATCGCTTTGTCGTCGATCTAATGCCAGAGCAAACTGCTAAGTACAATATCTCGGTGTACCTGAAATATAGCGATGGCACGAAAGACCAGTTCTATCGCAATTCTTCTGTGAGGCTGTTAGAAGGTCAACCGCTAAAAATTGCGGCTATTCCCCGTCGCGACAATCAACCCTATCAGGTCAATGTGAGAGTTGGAGATATTAGCTCTACAGGTCATCAATACTCGGTTTCTGTAGCTGGTTGTTTAGCAGAAGAGGAATTTGGGGATGCAGGCACTTCCGAAAGGGTAAATGACCTCAACACAGCGGAAAATGCCGAACTTCCCCCAACTTTGGAAGATCCTAACCGAATCGAGAATACCGAACTGCCAGTAACTCTAGAAGATCCCAACCAACTGCATTAGGGTGTAGTATCCTACACCCCACACCCTCTCATAGCGTTGCTGCTAGTTCCTTGAGGCGATCGCTACCATTGCGGAAGATAGACCAACCATCACCGACAAGTACGGTTTCAATACTATCGATCGCGGCAATGCGGCGGACTGAAGCTACAGCATCCGCTTTGTGACTGAGCTTGTCGTCTGGCAAAATTGTCAGGCTACCAGCTTTGGGGGCGCGGATTAAGTCGCCTGTAATTAAAGTCTTACCTTCAATTAAGAGTGTCAATTCCCCAAGAGTTTTGGAACCAGATAAAGCAAAAACTTGCAACCCTGGGACTAACTCATCCCCATCCATCAGCCAGCGATCGCACGCAATGGGAAAGGTTTCTTTCTCACCTAATGGGGCAGCAATTTTCGCTCCGGTGACATGAGCGATACCTTTAGCTGCCCTGATATGGTCTGA
This genomic window contains:
- a CDS encoding metal ABC transporter solute-binding protein, Zn/Mn family translates to MLKLSVKSITTVAMALGIAGLNFKGDEAIAQKNNLPLVVATNSVTCGLTQEIAANTIDLKCLIEPGADPHLYQPKPEDSKAIEQAQLILYGGYNFESGLIKLIEATSNLAPKVAVHEIGVPKPQQLEEDGQTVTDPHVWHNAQNGIRIANAIADSLSKAFPNHAAKYTSNTKQLTGELKQIDTWIKSQIQTIPPGQRKLVTTHDAMGYYANAYKIPIEGALQGISTEERPTAARVAELVKDIRKSGVPTIFAEKTVNPQLIEAVAREANVKVADRELYADSLGEPGTDGDTYPKMLVANTRTIVEGLGGNYAAFESKSMP